The following are encoded in a window of Thiohalobacter sp. IOR34 genomic DNA:
- the aroB gene encoding 3-dehydroquinate synthase, which translates to MKTLRVELGERSYPIHIGRGLLGRAELLEPHIHGRQVMVVSNETVAPLYLEPVRDALAGFEQQAVILPDGEQYKTLDTLNLIFDALLEHRFNRRCTLVALGGGVVGDIAGFAAASYQRGVDFIQIPTTLLAQVDSSVGGKTGVNHRLGKNMIGAFHQPNCVLADTDTLNTLDDRQLAAGLAEVIKYGLIRDAAFFDWLESNIDRLTARDPAALAEGIERSCRNKAEVVAADEREAGSRALLNLGHTFGHAIETATGYGSWLHGEAVATGMLLAARLSARQGWLPQPEVERIEALLRKAGLPVKAPAEMDADRFLELMAVDKKVQDSGLRLVLLRGIGQAVVTGDFDPALLRQTLDEAN; encoded by the coding sequence ATGAAGACCCTGCGCGTCGAACTCGGAGAACGCAGCTACCCCATCCACATCGGCCGCGGCCTGCTCGGCCGGGCCGAGCTGCTCGAACCGCACATCCATGGCCGCCAGGTGATGGTGGTCAGCAACGAGACCGTCGCCCCCCTCTACCTGGAGCCGGTGCGCGATGCCCTGGCCGGCTTCGAGCAGCAGGCGGTCATCCTCCCCGACGGTGAACAGTACAAGACCCTGGACACCCTCAACCTGATCTTCGACGCCCTGCTCGAGCACCGCTTCAACCGCCGCTGCACCCTGGTCGCCCTGGGCGGCGGCGTGGTCGGCGACATCGCCGGCTTTGCCGCCGCCAGCTACCAACGCGGTGTCGATTTCATCCAGATTCCCACCACCCTGCTGGCCCAGGTCGACTCCTCGGTCGGTGGCAAGACCGGCGTCAACCACCGGCTGGGCAAGAACATGATCGGCGCCTTCCACCAGCCCAACTGCGTGCTGGCCGACACCGACACCCTGAACACCCTCGACGACCGCCAGCTGGCAGCCGGCCTGGCCGAGGTGATCAAGTACGGCCTGATCCGCGATGCCGCCTTCTTCGACTGGCTGGAGAGCAACATCGATCGCCTCACCGCGCGCGATCCCGCAGCTCTGGCCGAGGGCATCGAACGCTCCTGCCGGAACAAGGCCGAGGTGGTCGCCGCCGACGAGCGCGAGGCTGGCAGCCGCGCCCTGCTCAACCTGGGCCACACCTTCGGCCATGCCATCGAGACCGCCACCGGCTATGGCAGCTGGCTGCACGGCGAGGCGGTGGCCACCGGCATGCTGCTGGCCGCCCGACTCTCGGCCCGTCAGGGCTGGCTGCCCCAACCCGAGGTGGAGCGCATCGAGGCCCTGCTGCGCAAGGCCGGCCTGCCGGTCAAGGCGCCGGCGGAGATGGACGCCGACCGTTTCCTGGAACTGATGGCGGTGGACAAGAAGGTACAGGACAGCGGGCTGCGCCTGGTCCTGCTGCGCGGCATCGGCCAGGCCGTGGTGACCGGCGACTTCGATCCCGCACTCCTGCGCCAGACCCTCGACGAGGCCAACTGA
- the aroK gene encoding shikimate kinase AroK, which translates to MNTPGNIFLIGPMGAGKTTIGRQLARALHRRFVDSDRVIEERTGVDIPLIFELEGEAGFRRRERKVIDELTQQPDIVLATGGGAILDPDNRRHLMTRGTVVYLHTTIDQQLSRTGRDQKRPLLQTDDPRARLSELMAVREPLYREIADLVIETDGRCIKDVVREISRRLRDGPQPASAP; encoded by the coding sequence ATGAATACGCCGGGCAACATCTTTCTGATCGGCCCCATGGGGGCCGGCAAGACCACCATCGGCCGCCAGCTGGCGCGCGCCCTGCACCGCCGCTTCGTCGACAGCGACCGGGTCATCGAGGAACGCACCGGCGTCGACATCCCGCTGATCTTCGAGCTGGAGGGCGAGGCCGGCTTCCGCCGCCGTGAGCGCAAGGTGATCGACGAGCTGACCCAACAGCCGGACATCGTGCTGGCCACCGGTGGTGGCGCCATCCTCGACCCGGACAATCGCCGCCACCTGATGACGCGCGGCACCGTGGTCTACCTGCACACCACCATCGACCAACAGCTCAGCCGCACCGGCCGCGACCAGAAACGCCCCCTGCTGCAGACGGATGATCCGCGTGCGCGGCTCAGTGAGCTGATGGCCGTCCGCGAGCCCCTGTACCGGGAGATCGCCGACCTGGTGATCGAAACCGACGGCCGCTGCATCAAGGACGTGGTGCGCGAGATCAGTCGCCGCCTGCGCGACGGGCCGCAGCCGGCCTCCGCACCCTGA
- a CDS encoding deoxyguanosinetriphosphate triphosphohydrolase has product MAAGSPNPCDARLAAYAACDARSRGRRHPEPSPNYRGEFQRDRDRIIHSAAFRRLEYKTQVFVNHEGDLFRTRLTHSIEVAQIARSIARAMGLNEDLSEAIALAHDLGHTPFGHAGQDALNACMQDYGGFEHNLQSLRVVDELEERYAGFRGLNLTFEAREGILKHCSQPNARGLGEIGERFLNGRQPSLEAQLTNLADEIAYNSHDVDDGLRAGLIDIEQLADIALFGKPYAEVCRQHPQLPERRVIHEVVRRIINAQVVDLIETSQARLAEARPADIDAVRAEEQPLITFSEAMRSQNLELKRFLREHLYRHYRVHRMSAKARRVIRALFEAFHEDLRLLPDEARGHAQRLGEQGEAGRARAVADYIAGMTDRYAIAEYERVFNPKELT; this is encoded by the coding sequence ATGGCCGCCGGCTCGCCCAACCCCTGCGATGCGCGGCTCGCAGCCTATGCCGCCTGTGATGCCCGCTCCCGCGGCCGGCGCCACCCCGAGCCCTCGCCCAACTACCGTGGCGAGTTCCAGCGCGACCGCGACCGCATCATCCATTCCGCCGCCTTTCGCCGCCTGGAATACAAGACCCAGGTATTCGTCAATCACGAGGGCGACCTGTTCCGCACCCGACTCACCCATTCCATCGAGGTGGCGCAGATCGCCCGCTCCATCGCCCGCGCCATGGGTCTCAACGAGGACCTCTCCGAGGCCATCGCCCTGGCCCACGACCTCGGCCACACGCCCTTCGGCCATGCCGGGCAGGATGCCCTGAACGCCTGCATGCAGGACTATGGCGGCTTCGAGCACAACCTGCAGTCGCTGCGCGTGGTCGACGAACTGGAGGAGCGCTATGCCGGCTTCCGCGGCCTGAACCTCACCTTCGAGGCCCGCGAGGGCATCCTCAAGCACTGTTCCCAGCCCAACGCCCGCGGCCTGGGCGAGATCGGCGAGCGCTTCCTCAATGGCCGCCAGCCGAGCCTGGAGGCACAGCTCACCAACCTGGCCGACGAGATCGCCTACAACAGCCACGACGTCGACGACGGCCTGCGCGCCGGCCTGATCGACATCGAGCAACTGGCCGACATCGCCCTGTTCGGCAAGCCCTATGCCGAGGTCTGCCGCCAGCATCCGCAGCTACCGGAACGCCGGGTCATTCACGAGGTGGTGCGGCGCATCATCAACGCCCAGGTCGTCGACCTGATCGAAACCAGCCAGGCCCGCCTGGCCGAGGCCCGGCCGGCTGACATCGACGCGGTGCGTGCCGAGGAACAGCCGCTGATCACCTTCAGCGAAGCGATGCGGTCCCAGAACCTGGAGCTGAAGCGTTTCCTCCGCGAGCACCTGTACCGCCACTACCGCGTGCACCGCATGTCGGCCAAGGCCCGACGCGTGATCCGCGCCCTGTTCGAGGCCTTTCACGAGGATCTACGCCTGCTTCCGGACGAGGCGCGGGGACACGCCCAGCGGCTCGGTGAACAGGGCGAGGCTGGCCGGGCCCGCGCCGTGGCGGACTACATCGCCGGCATGACCGACCGCTACGCCATCGCCGAATACGAGCGCGTCTTCAACCCCAAAGAGCTGACGTGA